A stretch of the Azorhizobium caulinodans ORS 571 genome encodes the following:
- a CDS encoding fibronectin type III domain-containing protein, with protein MAKTTTITWSWGTNSVIAFDPASDILDFGWFQAGQFTVSEVNGSVVISIPTNNQTYTLTGVTLSELSLSNILAKDSGAVTEWTTALGGASAGSGGSSGGATSGGATSGGTSTGGSAGGSPASGTTDGGTSGSSGGAGHVGDGLATVTTISWAWGTHTALNFDTALDKLDFGWLSADNFTVSEVNGSVVIAIPSNSQTYTLTGVTLSELSLANIVAKDGSALAEWTTALSGHSGGSSGTSGGSTGGSTSGGGSSSAGGSTSTGGGSTGGGSTGGSSTGGSTGGTSGGGTSGGDAALYAEAWSASKVYQGGDHAAVGNNVYEAHWWTQGTDPSTHNGGDGSGQVWTLVGHLDTTTVVPNAPADLFATNVSDTSALLVWDKAVINGAGTVSAYEIYENGTLVGTTSGTSYKVTGLGASTAYSFTVVAVDEAGHSPAAVPISVTTDPVHTSTLEQTYSPYIDMSLSTSQDLLSIAKASGVTDFTLAFVLSSGTDTLGWGGVGTLGNDTLPSGSSIHDQVAAVQAIGGDITISFGGANGQEAALTFSSATKLTAAYQSVLDTYHVNKIDFDIEGGAIANTSANHLRDQALVALEAANPDLKVSFTLPVLPTGLTNDGLNLLKQALTDGVHIDTVNIMAMDYGASVDSGDMGTDAISAAQATLAQMHTLGLDAKLGVTVMVGMNDVQSEVFTLSDAQQLLDYAQGNEDISGLSIWSVGRDNGSTVGTVSPLGSGIQQTAYEFSHIFGHI; from the coding sequence ATGGCTAAGACCACGACGATCACTTGGTCCTGGGGCACGAACAGCGTGATCGCCTTCGATCCCGCGTCGGACATCCTGGATTTCGGATGGTTCCAGGCGGGCCAGTTCACCGTCTCCGAGGTGAACGGGTCGGTGGTGATCTCCATTCCCACCAACAACCAGACTTACACGCTGACGGGCGTCACGCTGTCGGAACTCTCGCTCTCGAACATCCTCGCCAAGGACAGCGGCGCGGTCACCGAGTGGACTACGGCGCTGGGAGGGGCTTCGGCCGGCTCCGGCGGTTCCTCGGGCGGCGCAACGTCCGGGGGCGCAACGTCCGGCGGCACCAGCACGGGTGGCAGCGCCGGCGGCTCGCCCGCCTCCGGCACCACGGATGGAGGCACCTCCGGCTCGTCGGGTGGCGCCGGCCATGTCGGCGATGGTCTTGCCACCGTGACCACCATTTCCTGGGCCTGGGGCACCCACACGGCGTTGAATTTCGACACCGCGCTGGACAAGCTCGATTTCGGCTGGCTCTCCGCCGACAATTTCACCGTCTCCGAGGTGAATGGCTCCGTGGTCATCGCCATTCCCTCGAACAGCCAGACCTATACGCTAACCGGCGTCACGCTCTCCGAACTCTCGCTCGCCAACATCGTGGCCAAGGACGGCTCCGCGCTGGCGGAATGGACGACGGCGCTGTCCGGCCACAGCGGCGGCAGCTCAGGCACGTCGGGCGGCTCCACGGGCGGCTCGACCAGCGGTGGCGGCAGTTCCTCGGCCGGCGGCTCGACCTCGACGGGCGGTGGCTCGACGGGCGGTGGTTCGACGGGTGGCAGCAGCACCGGCGGCAGCACAGGAGGCACATCCGGCGGCGGAACGTCCGGGGGGGATGCCGCCCTTTATGCGGAGGCCTGGAGCGCCTCCAAGGTCTATCAGGGCGGCGACCATGCCGCGGTCGGCAACAATGTCTATGAAGCGCATTGGTGGACGCAGGGCACCGATCCGAGCACCCATAACGGCGGCGACGGATCGGGACAGGTGTGGACGCTGGTCGGCCATCTCGACACCACGACGGTGGTGCCGAACGCCCCGGCGGACCTGTTCGCCACCAATGTGTCGGACACCTCGGCCCTGCTGGTCTGGGACAAGGCGGTCATCAACGGCGCTGGCACCGTCTCGGCCTATGAGATCTACGAGAACGGCACGCTGGTCGGCACCACCAGCGGCACGTCCTACAAGGTGACGGGCCTCGGCGCGTCCACCGCTTACAGCTTCACCGTGGTGGCGGTGGACGAGGCCGGGCACTCCCCGGCGGCGGTCCCGATCTCCGTGACGACCGATCCGGTCCACACCTCGACGCTGGAGCAGACCTACTCGCCCTACATCGACATGTCGCTGTCGACGAGCCAGGATCTTCTCTCCATCGCCAAGGCGTCCGGCGTCACCGACTTCACGCTCGCCTTCGTGCTGAGCTCCGGCACGGACACGCTGGGCTGGGGCGGTGTCGGCACGCTGGGCAACGACACGCTGCCCAGCGGTTCGTCGATCCACGATCAGGTGGCCGCCGTTCAGGCCATCGGCGGGGACATCACCATTTCCTTCGGCGGCGCCAACGGCCAGGAAGCGGCGCTCACCTTCTCCAGCGCCACCAAGCTCACCGCCGCCTACCAGTCGGTGCTGGACACCTATCATGTGAACAAGATCGATTTCGACATCGAGGGCGGCGCCATCGCCAACACCTCCGCCAACCACCTCCGCGATCAGGCCTTGGTCGCGCTGGAGGCGGCCAATCCCGATCTCAAGGTCTCCTTCACGCTGCCGGTGCTGCCCACGGGGCTCACCAATGACGGGCTCAACCTGCTGAAGCAGGCCCTGACGGACGGCGTGCATATCGACACCGTCAACATCATGGCGATGGATTACGGCGCTTCCGTCGACAGTGGCGACATGGGCACCGACGCCATCTCCGCCGCGCAGGCGACGCTCGCCCAGATGCACACGCTGGGTCTCGACGCCAAGCTCGGGGTCACGGTGATGGTCGGCATGAACGACGTGCAGAGCGAGGTGTTCACCCTCAGCGACGCCCAGCAACTGCTGGATTATGCGCAGGGCAATGAAGACATCTCCGGCCTGTCCATCTGGTCGGTCGGACGGGACAACGGCAGCACGGTCGGCACCGTCTCGCCCCTCGGGAGCGGAATCCAGCAGACGGCCTACGAGTTCAGCCACATCTTCGGTCACATCTGA
- a CDS encoding LysR family transcriptional regulator — protein sequence MIELKRLRQVVALADSGNFARAAQALHMSQPALSRSIQDLEKQLGAPLFERPPREIRPTSLGALIVEEGRELLRRAAALDAAIADHRGLSRTVVFGSGLYSNVTLVPRAIAAFAAQQPDVQVKVMAGGWRDCRDMLERGAMDFFIGERTDDEHAEAYRERPLRERQGCVVVRKGHPLCALHACTLADIAQYPFAGARLPERIARHFPRKAKLGRPDAGGKLLVPRFEAYSWTAISAIVQDSDAVAFGSASLVAESGGALVCLDVVLPWLRYVGAVVWRAERGLSSSAQSFADVAIEIDATLPD from the coding sequence TTGATCGAACTGAAGCGGCTGCGGCAGGTGGTGGCACTTGCGGACAGCGGCAATTTCGCCCGGGCGGCACAAGCCCTCCACATGTCCCAGCCGGCGCTCAGCCGCAGCATTCAGGATCTGGAAAAGCAGCTCGGCGCCCCCCTGTTCGAGCGCCCGCCACGGGAAATTCGCCCCACCTCCCTCGGCGCGCTCATCGTCGAGGAGGGGCGCGAACTCCTGCGCCGGGCAGCGGCCCTCGATGCGGCGATTGCCGATCACAGGGGCCTCAGCCGGACGGTCGTGTTCGGCTCCGGGCTTTATTCCAACGTCACGCTCGTGCCGCGCGCCATCGCCGCCTTCGCCGCGCAGCAGCCGGACGTGCAGGTGAAGGTGATGGCCGGCGGCTGGCGCGACTGCCGCGACATGCTCGAGCGCGGGGCCATGGACTTCTTCATCGGCGAGCGCACGGATGACGAGCACGCCGAGGCCTATCGCGAGCGGCCGCTGCGCGAGCGGCAGGGTTGTGTCGTGGTCCGCAAAGGCCACCCGCTGTGCGCCCTGCACGCCTGCACGCTGGCCGACATCGCCCAATATCCCTTCGCGGGCGCCCGCCTGCCCGAGCGGATCGCCCGGCATTTTCCGCGCAAGGCGAAGCTCGGGCGCCCCGATGCGGGCGGCAAGCTGCTGGTGCCGCGGTTCGAAGCCTATTCCTGGACCGCCATCAGCGCGATCGTGCAGGACAGCGACGCGGTGGCATTCGGGAGCGCGTCGCTGGTGGCGGAGAGTGGCGGCGCTCTCGTGTGCCTCGACGTCGTGCTGCCCTGGCTGCGCTATGTGGGCGCCGTGGTCTGGCGCGCGGAGCGCGGGCTCTCCTCCAGCGCCCAGAGCTTTGCCGACGTGGCCATCGAGATCGACGCAACGCTGCCGGACTGA
- a CDS encoding DUF3100 domain-containing protein, which translates to MQATQTAVAVPAAGAGKLIKIFVFATICVLAAELIGIVNVPMGGAYKVVLLPLLWALLIAAAWGMASKALPGPLKVTNDLQALSAAVLQPALLLFVAKLGVLVGGNLPKILSAGWALVFQEFGHFFGTMVFGLPVALLLGIKREAIGATFSVGREPSLAIIGEKYGMASPEGRGVLAEYMTGTIFGAVFIAIFASLITSLGIFHPQALAMGAGVGSGSMMAAASGAIAAQQSPEVAKEVAAFAAASNLITTTIGTYFTLFLSLPFTVWAYGKLEPILGRGREVKVETVTTEVSHEPAVKLNFIELLVVWVVAGAMSLIGNYLVYKTAPDAASIAGLGIMIGAVILGHGIYLLTRRVVPAVVWVSVVAMALTYPSMPFAADVAALTGKINFLAMTAPMLAFAGLSIAKDVPVFRSLGWRIVLVSLMANAGTFLGATIIAQFFMHPV; encoded by the coding sequence ATGCAAGCCACACAGACCGCCGTGGCGGTGCCGGCAGCGGGCGCCGGAAAGCTTATCAAGATCTTCGTCTTCGCCACCATCTGCGTGCTGGCGGCCGAACTCATCGGCATCGTCAACGTGCCCATGGGCGGGGCCTACAAGGTTGTCCTGCTGCCCCTGCTGTGGGCGCTGCTGATTGCCGCCGCCTGGGGCATGGCCTCCAAGGCGCTGCCCGGCCCGCTGAAGGTGACGAACGACCTTCAGGCCCTCTCCGCCGCCGTGCTTCAGCCCGCGCTGCTGCTGTTCGTCGCCAAGCTCGGCGTGCTCGTGGGCGGCAACCTGCCCAAGATCCTGTCCGCCGGCTGGGCGCTCGTCTTCCAGGAGTTCGGCCACTTCTTCGGCACCATGGTGTTCGGCCTGCCGGTGGCGCTGCTGCTGGGCATCAAGCGCGAGGCCATCGGCGCCACCTTCTCGGTGGGCCGCGAGCCGAGCCTTGCCATCATCGGCGAGAAGTACGGTATGGCGAGCCCCGAAGGGCGCGGCGTGCTGGCGGAATACATGACCGGCACCATCTTCGGCGCCGTCTTCATCGCCATCTTCGCCAGCCTCATCACCAGCCTCGGCATCTTCCACCCGCAGGCCCTCGCCATGGGCGCGGGCGTCGGCTCGGGCAGCATGATGGCCGCCGCTTCCGGCGCCATCGCCGCCCAGCAGTCGCCCGAGGTGGCCAAGGAAGTGGCCGCGTTCGCCGCCGCCTCCAACCTCATCACCACCACCATCGGCACCTATTTCACGCTCTTCCTGTCGCTGCCCTTCACCGTATGGGCCTATGGCAAGCTGGAGCCCATCCTCGGCCGTGGCCGCGAGGTGAAGGTGGAAACGGTGACGACCGAGGTCTCCCACGAGCCGGCGGTGAAGCTGAACTTCATCGAGCTGCTGGTCGTCTGGGTGGTGGCCGGCGCCATGTCGCTGATCGGCAATTACCTCGTCTACAAGACCGCCCCGGACGCCGCTTCCATCGCCGGCCTCGGCATCATGATCGGCGCGGTGATCCTTGGCCACGGCATCTATCTGCTCACGCGCCGCGTGGTGCCGGCGGTGGTGTGGGTCTCGGTGGTCGCCATGGCGCTCACCTATCCCTCCATGCCGTTCGCGGCGGATGTGGCGGCGCTCACCGGCAAGATCAACTTCCTCGCCATGACGGCGCCCATGCTCGCCTTCGCGGGCCTGTCCATCGCCAAGGACGTGCCGGTGTTCAGGAGTCTGGGCTGGCGCATCGTCCTGGTGTCGCTGATGGCCAATGCGGGCACCTTCCTGGGCGCGACCATCATCGCCCAGTTCTTCATGCATCCCGTCTGA
- a CDS encoding aldehyde dehydrogenase family protein has protein sequence MPVTAFIDPRLQQALAPFWPGLKTIGSFVGGEMLVGDGPLVEVLDPATGKPLFSYPDAGAAVAARAAAAATEGQAAWSKLTAAGRGRVMQAIAREVLANVEALAQIEMLMAGKPIRDTRVEVAKVAEMFEYYAGWADKFHGEVIPVPTSHLNYTRREAMGVVLQITPWNAPIFTAGWQIAPAISMGNAVLLKPSELTPLTSLALGLLAEKAGLPKGVVNVLAGFGHTTGQAAMAQRAVKKVVFVGSVPTGRLIAESAARLLLPCVLELGGKSANIVFEDADLERAAVGAQAAIFSGAGQSCVAGSRLLVQRSVYEKFVDLVAKGAAKIKVGDPASTESEIGPINNAKQYNHVLSLIREGAGEGAEIVTGETGAAKEGGYFVAPTVLKNVTNTMDIARKEVFGPVVVAIPFDTEAEAIAIANDSDFGLAGAVWTKDVGRAHRVAAAVKAGTFWINSYKTINVASPFGGFNHSGHGRSSGVEALYEYTQVKSVWVETAAEPAVAFGYASGLRE, from the coding sequence ATGCCCGTGACCGCTTTCATTGATCCGCGCCTGCAACAGGCGCTCGCCCCGTTCTGGCCCGGCCTCAAGACCATCGGCTCCTTCGTGGGCGGTGAGATGCTGGTGGGCGATGGCCCTCTGGTGGAGGTGCTGGACCCCGCCACCGGCAAGCCGCTCTTCTCTTATCCCGACGCCGGCGCCGCTGTCGCCGCCAGGGCCGCGGCCGCCGCAACAGAAGGGCAGGCTGCTTGGTCGAAGCTCACCGCCGCCGGTCGTGGCCGGGTGATGCAGGCCATCGCCCGCGAAGTGCTCGCCAATGTCGAGGCGCTGGCGCAGATCGAAATGCTGATGGCCGGCAAGCCCATCCGCGATACCCGCGTCGAGGTCGCCAAGGTGGCCGAGATGTTCGAGTACTATGCGGGCTGGGCGGACAAGTTCCACGGCGAGGTGATCCCGGTCCCGACCTCCCACCTCAACTACACCCGCCGCGAGGCCATGGGTGTCGTGCTCCAGATCACCCCCTGGAACGCGCCCATCTTCACCGCCGGCTGGCAGATCGCCCCCGCCATCTCCATGGGCAATGCGGTTCTGCTGAAGCCCTCCGAGCTCACCCCGCTCACCTCGCTAGCCCTCGGCCTCTTGGCGGAGAAGGCGGGCCTGCCGAAGGGCGTGGTCAACGTGCTGGCGGGCTTCGGCCACACCACCGGGCAGGCGGCCATGGCGCAGCGGGCCGTGAAGAAGGTGGTGTTCGTGGGCTCGGTGCCCACCGGCCGGCTCATAGCCGAATCCGCCGCCCGCCTCCTCCTGCCCTGCGTGCTGGAACTGGGTGGCAAGTCGGCGAACATCGTGTTCGAGGATGCAGATCTCGAACGCGCCGCCGTGGGCGCGCAGGCTGCCATCTTCTCCGGCGCGGGGCAGAGCTGCGTCGCCGGCTCGCGCCTTCTGGTGCAGCGCTCGGTCTATGAGAAGTTCGTCGATCTCGTCGCCAAGGGCGCGGCCAAGATCAAGGTGGGCGATCCGGCCTCGACCGAGAGCGAGATCGGCCCCATCAACAATGCCAAGCAGTACAATCACGTCCTCTCGCTGATCCGCGAAGGCGCGGGCGAGGGCGCCGAGATCGTCACCGGCGAGACGGGCGCGGCGAAGGAAGGCGGCTATTTCGTCGCCCCGACGGTTCTCAAGAACGTCACCAACACCATGGACATCGCCCGCAAGGAGGTATTCGGTCCGGTTGTGGTGGCGATCCCGTTCGACACCGAGGCGGAGGCCATCGCCATCGCCAATGACAGCGATTTCGGCCTTGCCGGCGCGGTGTGGACGAAGGATGTGGGCCGCGCCCACCGGGTGGCGGCGGCGGTGAAGGCCGGCACCTTCTGGATCAACTCCTACAAGACCATCAACGTCGCCTCGCCCTTCGGTGGCTTCAACCACTCGGGGCATGGCCGCTCCAGCGGTGTCGAGGCGCTCTACGAATATACACAGGTGAAGAGCGTCTGGGTCGAGACGGCGGCGGAACCTGCCGTTGCGTTCGGCTATGCGAGCGGCCTTCGGGAGTGA
- a CDS encoding NAD(P)-dependent oxidoreductase: MANVGVIGLGNMGRGMALSLKRAGVNVVGFDAVEATRAALAAEGVETLADIAALCARADVLVLSLPTAAIVEEVVAGPGGILASGKAGLLVVDTSTSHPDTTRKLATQLEAAGMAMIDAPVSGGPKGAITGTMTMVIGGADADVARAMPVLEAMSATRVHVGPVGAGHVTKIINNLLCAAHLLTCGEALRLAQEAGVEPARMLEGINAGSGRSGVSQVNAGTWILNGAFNSGFTMKLMRKDVKLGTDLLASLGLELPMFAGTAGIWADSATTIPDGEDFNRIVETVFPGKKS, from the coding sequence GTGGCGAACGTTGGTGTGATCGGTCTCGGCAATATGGGGCGCGGGATGGCGCTCTCGCTGAAGCGGGCCGGGGTGAATGTGGTCGGTTTCGACGCGGTGGAAGCCACCCGCGCGGCGCTCGCGGCGGAAGGCGTCGAGACACTGGCGGATATCGCCGCCCTTTGCGCCCGCGCCGATGTGCTGGTGCTCTCGCTGCCCACCGCTGCCATCGTGGAAGAGGTGGTGGCCGGCCCCGGCGGCATTCTGGCGTCCGGCAAGGCCGGTCTGCTGGTGGTGGACACCTCCACCTCCCATCCCGACACCACCCGCAAACTCGCCACGCAGCTCGAAGCTGCCGGCATGGCGATGATCGATGCCCCCGTGAGCGGCGGCCCCAAGGGCGCCATCACCGGCACCATGACCATGGTGATCGGCGGCGCGGACGCCGATGTGGCCCGCGCCATGCCGGTGCTGGAAGCCATGAGCGCCACCCGCGTGCATGTCGGCCCCGTGGGCGCCGGTCACGTCACCAAGATCATCAACAACCTGCTCTGCGCCGCCCACCTGCTCACCTGTGGCGAGGCCTTGCGCCTCGCGCAGGAGGCGGGCGTCGAGCCCGCGCGGATGCTGGAAGGCATCAATGCCGGCTCCGGCCGCTCCGGCGTCAGCCAGGTGAATGCCGGCACGTGGATCCTCAACGGTGCCTTCAATTCCGGCTTCACCATGAAGCTGATGCGCAAGGACGTGAAGCTCGGCACCGACCTTTTGGCGAGCCTCGGCCTTGAGCTGCCCATGTTCGCCGGCACCGCCGGCATCTGGGCGGACAGCGCCACGACCATCCCCGACGGCGAGGACTTCAACCGCATCGTCGAGACCGTTTTCCCCGGCAAGAAGAGCTGA
- a CDS encoding LysR family transcriptional regulator — translation MTSPLDDHRLRYLYEAIRLGSVRAAADHLAVNASVVSRQIAHLEKDLGLLLIERLGRGVRATEAGELLAQRFRQWTADREDTLAKLNELQGLKRGHLDIISGEGFVSDLIAGPLTRFWERHPNLTMSVEVASTNDVIRGVAEDRYHIGLVYNAPPDPRLRTAASSRQPICLVVSPDHPLARQGAPVPLRAVAELPVGLMHARYGTRQIVAMAEMAEKVTLAPVLTTGSIYVLREFVKSGRGVTLLPAFAIASDMAAGELVALPMENPLLLSVEARLITRLGRQLPSAAAQLLRVLIGQLKAFHAAGT, via the coding sequence GTGACATCCCCGCTCGACGATCATCGCCTGCGCTACCTCTATGAGGCCATCCGCCTTGGCTCCGTGCGGGCAGCGGCCGACCATCTGGCGGTCAATGCCTCCGTGGTCTCACGCCAGATCGCGCATCTGGAGAAGGATCTCGGCCTTCTGCTCATCGAACGGCTGGGGCGGGGCGTGCGGGCGACGGAGGCGGGCGAGCTTTTGGCCCAGCGTTTCCGCCAGTGGACCGCCGACCGGGAGGACACGCTCGCCAAGCTGAACGAGCTTCAGGGCCTGAAGCGCGGCCACCTCGACATCATCTCGGGCGAGGGATTCGTCAGCGACCTGATCGCCGGCCCCCTCACCCGCTTCTGGGAGCGCCATCCCAACCTCACCATGTCAGTGGAGGTGGCGAGCACCAATGACGTGATCCGGGGTGTCGCCGAGGATCGCTACCATATCGGGCTCGTCTACAACGCCCCGCCCGACCCGCGCCTGCGGACAGCGGCATCGAGCCGCCAGCCCATCTGCCTTGTGGTGTCACCGGACCATCCCCTCGCCCGGCAAGGGGCTCCGGTGCCCCTTCGCGCGGTGGCGGAACTGCCTGTGGGGCTGATGCACGCGCGCTATGGCACGCGGCAGATCGTGGCCATGGCGGAGATGGCGGAGAAGGTCACGCTGGCCCCGGTTCTCACCACCGGCTCCATCTATGTGCTGCGGGAATTCGTGAAGAGCGGCCGGGGCGTCACGCTACTGCCGGCCTTCGCCATCGCCTCCGACATGGCGGCGGGGGAACTCGTGGCGCTGCCCATGGAGAATCCGCTGCTGCTGTCGGTGGAGGCCCGACTCATCACCCGTCTCGGCCGCCAGTTGCCGAGCGCCGCCGCCCAGTTGCTCCGCGTGCTGATCGGGCAGCTCAAGGCCTTCCATGCCGCAGGCACATAG
- a CDS encoding ABC transporter ATP-binding protein gives MSPPFLAASALSRRFSPNIPLTSRLIGALGGKAAPRSVHAVDGVDLAVTKGEALGLVGESGCGKTTLGRMIAGILPPSDGTVAIAGQPVMSGGATPRKTTTRVQMVFQDPFASLDPRMRIGDTLSEGPVHHGLVPRAEARAYVRGWLTRVGLDPDYADRYPHQFSGGQRQRIAIARALAMQPDVLVCDEPVASLDVSIQAQIINLFLKLRRELDLTLLFISHDLSVVRHLCDRVAIMYLGRIVEEGPTDQVYADPRHPYTQALLDSVPKLVTEEGTDVTFRPIAGELPSPLAPPPGCHFHGRCPRAEARCRTERPLLRPVAPQRTAACHFARIDQRG, from the coding sequence ATGAGCCCGCCCTTTCTCGCCGCATCGGCCCTCAGCCGTCGCTTCAGCCCGAATATCCCGCTCACCAGCCGGCTCATCGGCGCGCTGGGGGGCAAGGCCGCGCCCCGCAGCGTGCACGCGGTCGATGGCGTCGATCTCGCCGTCACCAAGGGCGAGGCGCTGGGGCTGGTGGGGGAATCCGGCTGCGGGAAGACCACGCTCGGACGCATGATCGCCGGCATCCTGCCGCCCAGCGACGGCACGGTGGCGATTGCCGGCCAGCCGGTGATGTCGGGCGGCGCCACGCCGCGCAAGACGACGACGCGGGTGCAGATGGTCTTCCAGGACCCCTTCGCCTCTCTCGATCCGCGCATGCGCATCGGCGATACGCTCAGCGAGGGGCCGGTGCATCACGGGCTCGTGCCGCGGGCGGAAGCGCGAGCCTATGTGCGGGGCTGGCTGACGCGCGTGGGGCTCGATCCCGATTATGCGGACCGCTATCCGCACCAGTTCTCCGGCGGCCAGCGCCAGCGCATCGCTATCGCGCGGGCGCTCGCCATGCAGCCGGACGTGCTGGTCTGCGACGAGCCGGTGGCCTCGCTGGACGTGTCCATCCAGGCGCAGATCATCAATCTCTTCCTGAAGCTGCGGCGGGAGCTCGATCTCACGCTGCTGTTCATCTCCCACGATCTCAGCGTGGTGCGCCATCTCTGCGACCGGGTGGCGATCATGTATCTGGGGCGGATCGTGGAGGAGGGGCCGACGGATCAGGTCTATGCCGATCCGCGTCATCCCTATACCCAGGCTCTGCTGGACAGCGTGCCGAAGCTGGTGACGGAGGAGGGGACGGACGTCACTTTCCGGCCCATCGCCGGGGAATTGCCCTCGCCGCTCGCGCCCCCGCCCGGGTGCCATTTCCATGGCCGCTGTCCGCGCGCCGAGGCCCGCTGCCGGACCGAACGGCCGCTGCTGCGGCCGGTGGCGCCGCAGCGCACGGCCGCGTGCCACTTCGCGCGGATCGATCAACGCGGATAG
- a CDS encoding ABC transporter ATP-binding protein, which produces MNAPLLEVRGLSTQFPTRTGLVKAVNDVSFFVRRGEILGLVGESGSGKSVTGFSLIGLIDPPGRIAGGAVLLEGRDLVGLPASDLRAIRGKRISMVFQDPSMTLNPVLTVGAQMRLALEAHAGVSAREARAQSVAALARVGIPDPARRLDAYPHQFSGGMRQRIAIAIALLHQPDLIIADEPTTALDVSIQAQILAEMKTLARDSGTALIWISHDLATISAMADRIAVMYAGRIVESGPTGAVLRDPRHPYTRGLLDSLPAMAEAGADLASIPGTTPALDRLPPGCPFAPRCFKAQPECASEPPEVAQGGRSFRCHFPLGAAA; this is translated from the coding sequence ATGAACGCCCCCTTGCTGGAGGTGCGCGGCCTCTCCACCCAGTTTCCCACCCGCACCGGCCTCGTGAAGGCGGTGAACGACGTCTCCTTCTTCGTCCGCCGGGGCGAAATTCTCGGGCTTGTCGGGGAGTCGGGCTCCGGCAAGAGCGTCACCGGTTTCTCGCTCATCGGTCTTATCGATCCGCCGGGGCGCATCGCGGGAGGTGCGGTGCTGCTGGAGGGGCGGGATCTCGTGGGCCTGCCGGCCTCTGACCTGCGGGCCATTCGGGGTAAGCGCATCTCCATGGTCTTCCAGGACCCGAGCATGACGCTCAATCCGGTCCTGACCGTTGGCGCGCAGATGCGCCTTGCGCTGGAGGCGCATGCGGGGGTCTCGGCCCGGGAGGCGCGTGCGCAGTCGGTCGCCGCGCTGGCGCGCGTCGGCATCCCCGATCCGGCCCGGCGGCTGGATGCCTATCCGCACCAGTTCTCCGGCGGCATGCGCCAGCGCATCGCCATCGCCATTGCGCTGCTGCACCAGCCGGACCTCATCATCGCGGACGAGCCGACGACGGCCCTCGATGTCTCCATTCAGGCGCAGATCCTCGCCGAGATGAAGACGCTGGCGCGGGACAGCGGCACGGCTCTCATCTGGATCAGCCACGATCTCGCGACGATTTCCGCCATGGCGGATCGGATCGCCGTCATGTACGCGGGCCGGATCGTGGAGAGCGGGCCGACGGGAGCCGTGCTGCGCGACCCGCGTCATCCCTATACGCGCGGCCTGCTCGATTCCTTGCCGGCCATGGCCGAGGCAGGTGCCGATCTCGCCTCCATTCCGGGAACCACTCCGGCGCTCGATCGCCTGCCGCCGGGCTGTCCCTTCGCGCCCCGCTGCTTCAAGGCCCAGCCCGAATGCGCGAGCGAGCCGCCGGAAGTGGCGCAGGGCGGACGCAGCTTCCGCTGCCACTTCCCGCTCGGGGCCGCCGCATGA
- a CDS encoding ABC transporter permease: MDRAAPLARFFAEFRENRSAVLGLAIVVTLLVLAVLAPLITPQDPYDLASLSLRDARRAPGFVGTGGYVHWLGTDAQGRDLFSAILYGLRISIEMGLVAGAIGLVLGAGVGTMAAYVGGRTEAFIMRLVDLQLSFPAILLAFVLAALLGQGKAQLVMALVAAQYAYFARTAHGAASAERSKDYVEAALSTPLPAWRVVLRHILPNALPPLIVVATVQVASAISLEATLSFLGVGLPPTEPSLGMLIANGFPYMLSGRYWISIYPGVALIVLIFSVNLVGDQIRDQLNPRLKR; encoded by the coding sequence ATGGATCGCGCCGCGCCGCTCGCCCGCTTCTTCGCCGAGTTCCGCGAGAACCGCTCGGCGGTGCTCGGCCTCGCCATCGTGGTGACGCTGCTGGTGCTGGCGGTGCTGGCCCCGCTCATCACGCCGCAGGACCCCTATGACCTCGCTTCGCTCAGCCTGCGCGATGCGCGCCGTGCGCCGGGCTTCGTGGGCACCGGCGGCTATGTGCACTGGCTCGGCACGGATGCGCAGGGCCGCGACCTCTTCTCTGCCATCCTCTATGGACTGCGAATCTCCATCGAGATGGGACTGGTGGCGGGTGCCATCGGTCTCGTGCTGGGGGCTGGCGTCGGCACCATGGCGGCCTATGTGGGCGGACGCACCGAGGCCTTCATCATGCGCCTCGTGGACCTTCAACTGTCCTTTCCGGCCATTCTGCTCGCCTTCGTGCTGGCGGCGCTGCTGGGCCAGGGCAAGGCGCAACTGGTGATGGCGCTGGTGGCTGCCCAGTATGCCTATTTCGCCCGCACCGCCCATGGCGCGGCATCCGCAGAGCGCAGCAAGGACTATGTGGAGGCCGCGCTCTCCACGCCGCTGCCCGCCTGGCGCGTGGTGCTCCGCCACATCCTGCCCAATGCGCTGCCGCCGCTTATCGTGGTGGCCACCGTGCAGGTCGCGAGCGCCATTTCGCTGGAGGCGACGCTCTCCTTCCTTGGGGTCGGCCTGCCGCCCACCGAGCCTTCGCTCGGCATGCTGATCGCCAACGGCTTTCCCTACATGCTGTCCGGCCGCTACTGGATTTCCATCTATCCGGGCGTCGCGCTCATCGTCCTCATCTTCTCGGTCAATCTCGTGGGCGATCAGATCCGCGACCAGCTCAATCCGAGGCTGAAGCGATGA